The following DNA comes from Celeribacter baekdonensis.
ATCGGAGCAAGGCGAACTTCGTCAACACGTTATTATTGTCTTGCTATCATTAATGTTGTTTTGTATCGCTCACGGTGTTGCGACCCCGTGGGCCTGATACTGCACCCAGGCAGAACAAGGACCCAAGGGAAGGCCATGATTGAAGAAGCCCCGAATGTGGTTACAGAAGACGGACTGCGCGGCTTGCTCGCCGAGGGCTACCTCATTGAGGTGGTCTGCAAGGAGAGAGCAGAGAAGCGCCATAACAGCTGGTACGGCTCGTGGGTCATCCGCGCCGTCGCCACTGATGAGCGTGACGATAAGATGCTCGTCACCAGCCGAAGCGTCCTCAAGCTCCGCGACTTCAAAACCATCGTTGGCCTTGTCAGTTTCCTGGCCGACATGGGCTGTACGACCGCTAGCATCCCACTTGAAGAAGGTGGCCGCGAGCGCCACGCCGCGCCTCCGGTCAAAGGCAGCTGACCGCGCGACTGCGCTCGTCGTTGCTTTGGGTACAGGCGTTTGTTCCGCGCCCCCGGCCCTGGCCGACGGTTTCATCTTTTCGGTTGGCCCAGACGGCCAATTGATTTCCTCTTCTCAAGAGGCAAACGGGCGCCTTTTTCTCTTCGCAGAACCTCGCGTTCCTGACGCAACGAGCGAGACAGCGATCCCGGCTCGATCCGCCGCCCGCGCCACCCCAGAAATCCTCCATGCGATCGAGACCACGGCTCTGCGGTATGCCGGGCATGGTGCGCTGCGTCGCGCAGGGCTTTCAGTCACTGATTGGGCGCTCCTTTACCGGGCCAATATCGAAGTCGAGAGCGCATACAATCCGGCTGCACGTAGCCCTGTCGGTGCCATAGGCCTTGGCCAGCTTATGCCGGATACCGCCCGCGACCTCGGCGTGGACCCACATGACATTGCGCAGAACCTCGACGGATCAGCCCGCTACTTGCTGATGATGCTCGACCAGTTCGGTGAGGGTTCTCTGGCCCTTGCCGCGTACAACGCTGGCCCTGAGGCGGTCACACGCCACGGCGGCATCCCCCCTTTTCGAGAAACCCAAGGGCATGTGGCCCGTGTGACTGCCGTGTTTGAGCGGCTCAGAGGAGATCTTTCATGACATCGAGGAAACGTCAAAGCGTGCTCCGCACGCGGGCGATCGTCGCGCTCGGCGCGACGGCCCTTATCGTGCTGGCGGGTCCAGCGCTTGCGCAAAGCATCGACCTCTCGCCGGTACAGACCCTGCTTCAAGGCATTGTCGATGCGATCACCGGTCCCTTGGGCATCGTGATTGGCACGCTCGCACTGATCGGTGTGTTTCTTTCCTGGCTCTTTGGCATCCTCGACTTTCGTCAGGCGCTTTGGGTCGTGGTTGCAATCGCGGGCATCGCCGCAGCACCCACCATCGTCGCCGCCATCTGGACCACCTGAGCAATCCCGGAGTTCTTGGCCATGGCTGACCAGTCCCGCGTGTTCATCGGCCTTCTCAGGCCACCCAAGCTGATGGGCTTGCCGATCATGTACGCCATGGTCTGGCTCTTCGGCTCGACGCTTCTGTTCCTCTGGGTGCAGAGCTGGGTGGTGGCTGTTTTCGCGGGGCTGGCCTGGCCGGCGCTCTGGAAGGCCGCGGACTGGGATCCGAACTTCCTCGATGTCCTGGTGATCACCCTGCAGGAAACCCCGCCCACGACGAACCGCAAGCTGCATGGAGGCGACAGCTATGCCCCGTGATGGAATTGCCGATGAGATTGAGAACGCCATCGATCCGCTGACCGCGCTACCCGCATGGGTCAAGGGCGAGAAGCGGCTCTCAATGATGCTGCCTTATGTGAGCCTCGTGAACGACCGAACGATCCGGACACGCGGCAACGAGCTGATGCAATGCATCCGGCTCGAGGGGGTGAACAGCACCACGAGCGAGGACGGGCATCTCGACCGGATCGGAGGGTTGCTGGCTGGCATCGTGGCGCAGGTCGGGACCGAGTTCTCATTCTACTTGCACAAGGTCTCGAAAGCGGTCGACGTGACCCTGCCGCCCGTTCCGGGCGAAGGGTTTGCGGCCGCCGTCGACAAACGATGGCACGCGCATCTCGGCCGCGCGAGTTTGCGCGACAAGACGCTGACTCTGACCGTGCTGAAGCGCCCCGAGGCGAGCAGCCGTCTGCCCTTCGGTCTGGGGGCGTCTCGCTCGCGACATGCGGCCGACACCACCCGCCGCTTGCGCAAGCTCGACGAGGTTGTGGGGTTTCTGCTGTCCTCCTTCGATGAGCTGAAGCCCCGCCCGCTGGCCGCCAGCAGCGGCGAGCTTCTGGGCTTCCTCGGTTCACTCAACACAGGCGAGGAGCACCCGCTCTTCCCCCGGTCGCGCCTCGGTGTGATCGCCGAGGACGTCGCAAATACCCGCGTCACCTTCCGCGGCACGACCATCGCACTCTCGGACGGTGCCGTCGGCGACAAGCTCGGGGCGATCTTTGCGGTGAAGAACTACCCCGCCAAGACCGATAGCCTGATGCTCGACGAGTTGAATCTGCCCGTCGACATGGTGGTCACGCACTCTTTTGTGCCGATCAACGCCAACATCATGGCGGGCCGGATCAAGCGGCAGCTGCGGCTCATGCAGGCGGCCAATGACGGGGCCGTCAGCCTCGCGCAGGAGTTGGAACTCGCCCAGGACGATCTGGAATCCAAACGCCTGATCTTCGGCGAGCACCACATGACCGTGGCCGTCTATGCCCGCACCCAGACGGCGCTTGACGATATCGCGGCCGAAATCCGCAACATCTCCGCCACTTCCGGGATCAACCTGATCTCGGAGGCCTTCGGGGCGCGGGCGCATTTCATGGCGCAGCATCCCGGGAACACAGGGGCGCGCAGCCGCAAGGCCGCAATCACGAACCACAACTTCACCGATCTCGCCACCTTTCACCGCACCCCGCTCGGAAAGACAGGTCGGGAAGTCCCCTGGGGCGTGCCGATCACGCTCTTTCCGACACCCGAGCGCAGTGGTTTTCGCTTCAACTTCCACGAACAGGGCGCGCCGGATCGCGAGCCCACGGGAGGCCACACGCTGATCCTCGGCCGTCCCGGCTCCGGCAAATCCGTCCTGGCGGCTTTCCTGATGACCATGGCACGGCGGGCAGGTGCGCGGGTCTTCGTATTCGACTATCGCGCGGGCATGGAGATGGCCGTCCGCGCGCTCGGCGGCAGCTATTCGACCGTGCGGGCGGGGCGCCCCACGGGCCTCAATCCGCTCCAGACCGAGATCGACATGCGGGGCCAGGCATGGCTTGCTGATTGGCTCGCGAGCCTCTTGGAGCGGCGCGATCGACCGCTAACCCCGGTTCAGACCAACCGATTGCAGGAAGTCGTGCGCCAGAACGCGAGCGCAGGACATGCGGGCCTACGAAACTGGTCGGATTTCGCCTCGCTGCTGGTCTCGACCGATGACGAGGGCGATCTCTTCGAGCGTATGCAGGAATGGACGGCCGAGGGTCGCTACGGCTGGATCTTCGGGGCCAATGCCGAGGACAGTTTCAGCATCGATGGAGACGTCGCGGGCTTTGACCTCACCGGCATCCTCGATTCCGAGAGCGAGCGGGAACGCATGGCGGTCCTGTCCTACCTCTTCCGCCGGGTCGAGCGGGTGATCGAGGACCGCAAGCCCACCATCATCGTCATCGACGAGGCATGGAAAGCCCTCGACAACGCCTACTTTGCGGAGCGCCTCAGCAACTGGCTGGTGACCGCCCGCAAGCAGAACGCCGTCGTCGTGATGATGACGCAATATGCCAGCCAGCTCGAGCGCACGCGCACCGGCAAGACCATCGTGGAAGCGGTGCCGACGCAGGTGCTCTTGCCCAACATTCGTGCTTCCGCCGCTGACTACGCGATGCTCGGCCTGACCGAGAAAGAGCTCGACGTGCTTCTGGGCGTCGGCTCGGCCTCGCGGCTCGCGCTTGTACGCGACGACCGTGGTTCCGTCGTGATCGATGCCGATCTCAGCGCGCTCGGCCCGCTCGTGACCATCCTTGGCGGAATGGAGAAGGGCGAAGCGCTTGTCGGCGCCGATTATCGCGAACGTCCTGATTTCTGGAGAGTGACATGACCCGTACCATCATTCGCAGCGTAGTGCTGCTCGGGCTCGGCCTGACCCTGACAGCCTGTGCGCAGCATAACCCCCCGCAAGCCAACTGCTTCAATTTTCGCGAGGCTCCTGCGCAGGCAGGAACCGCCACCGCCACGATCTCGACCATGGGGGCGGAGGTCACGCGCCGCGACAGTCCTTGCGATTTCGTCCTCTTGGGGGCGGGCGGCTGAGCCAATGCGGACCTGGCTACCTCTCTCGATGATCGGCTTTGCACTGGCAGGTCCCACGGCAGGGCCAGCGGTCGCCCAAGGCGTGCCGACCTTCGATCTGCGCCTCTTCGCAGAGCGGCAGGCCATCCTTGAGCAGACCGATCGGGACCTGGCACTGCAGCAGGTCCGGCTAAGCCGCGAGGAGGAACTGGCCGAAATCGAGCGCCAGCAACTCGCCTCCCTCGAAGGGCTGATGGATGCCATGTCGCTTGGCGCTGGAGACGTGGCCGGAACCGTGGCGGGGCTCGAGGCGGGGCAGGGGGCGGTAGACGACGTCGAAAGCGCGGCCGCCAGTCTTTATGCGCCCGAGGACACCAATCCAGCGGCAGCGCGGATGTTCGGCGATGCCAGGGAGGGGATCGAGGAGCTGATCATCCGCGCAGCACGCGACACCCATAGTCTGTCCGGGGTCGGCCGCGCAGGTCTTTCGCTCGTGCAATGGCGCTGTCTCTTGCAGGCGCTGATTTGGCAGGAGAGCCGCTTCCAGATCGGGGCACGCTCACCCGTAGGGGCCTTCGGACTTACCCAGATCATGCCCGGTACCGCGGGCGATCTCGGGATCTACCCGGCCTATTACGACGATCCCTATCTGCAGGTCACCGGCGGTGCGCGATACCTCGCACAAATGCTGAACATGTTCGATGGCAACATTATCCATGCGCTCGCCGCCTATAACGCCGGTCCTGGCAATGTGCAGGATTATGGCGGTGTGCCGCCTTTCGCGGAAACCCAGCACTATGTCGTGGTGATCCCGCAGCAGTACAACAGCTACCTCGCGGCCGTGGGCGGCATCGATGCGCTCGGCACCATCGATCCTGTGCTCCTCGCCAACGCGAGTTTCAGCCTCTCGGCCCACGGCGCAGGGGTCTATGGCGACTATTCGCTGGTCTCGGTCCGTGCCGCCGCCCTGCGGGTTCAGGACATCATCACCCGCATTGGTGAGACCGAGGATCTCCACGAGGCCATCGCGCTCAACACCTATGCCCGGGCCGAACTGGCCCGGCTGGTCGCAATCCGGACCCGGATCAAGGCCGCCCGAACCGAGCCACTCAGCGCCGAGCAGATCGCCTTGGCGGCAGCGCAAGCTGCCGAGCGGCAATACATGGATTTTAGTCAGGAGGATTTGCGTTGAACCTGCGCCTGCCCCGTTCCCTTTTCGCCGGTAGCATCGCTCTCGCGCTTGCCCTCAATGTTACCGGACCTGTCGCGGCACAGGGTGTGCCCACGGTGGACACTCAGAACATTGCCCAGGAAATCCGCCAGCTTCAGCAGATGCTGCAGGATTTCGGGATCCAGACCGATCTTCTGGACAATGCGTTGGAGCAACTGGACATGCTGCAAAGCCAACTCGATCAGCTGAACGAGATGTATGCCTCGCTCACCGGGCCGCGCAGCATCCTCGGACTTGCCATGGGCGGGGACCTCGATACCTTGCTTGAGGCCAACTTCGAAGACATCCCCGGCCTGATCCGAGGCATCCAGGCGGGCGATTGGAGCGCGCTCATCGGGCCCAATGCCGGGCCCATGCGCACGCAGATGGAACAGGCGCTGGCAAGCGCCGGGTTCGACGAGGATTCACTCCGCGAGATCGCCACCAGCGGCAATCCGGGCGCCGAAGGCGTGGCCACGCGGGCCACCACAGGTGCTGTGATGTCGGCGGCGGCGCAGAACAGCCACGCAGAGGCGGAACAGTCTCTCGAACGGGTGGAACGTCTGGTCGAGATGATCCCCGACATGGAGGATCTCAAAGCCTCGATGGATCATAACACACGCGTCACGGCGGAACTCGCCATCGCCATGACCCGGATGTGGGAGCTGGAAGCGATCCAAACCCTAGGCGCAGGCAATGCAGGCGTGGTCGACGCCGCCACGGTTGCCGAAGAACGCCGCTACATGGACTTCACCTTGCCGGATCTTGAGCCATGAGTGGGGCAGGGGTGATGACTGCGCGCGAGCTCGTGGAAGAGGAACTTGTCTACGGTGCCCTGCGCCGGGAACAGCTTTGGCGGATGATCGGCATTTCCGGGGCAGGCTTTGGCGTATTCGGCTGTTTGACGGCTGCGGCTGTCGCGCTGATGGTCGAGACGCCGCCTCCCGTGGTTGTGCCCTACGATCCCGCGACCGGGATGGCGCTCCCCAATGCCACGGTTGAAACCGTGTCGCTCGCCGAACGGCCTGCCGTGATCGAAGCGCAAATCTACCGCTACATTTTCGACCGCGAAACCTACAACCAGCTCGACAACGATCTTCGTGTCCGCCGTGTCCTGGCACAGTCTTCCGGATCGGCCGAGGCCAGCATGCGCGCGATGTGGACATCGGGGCAGGACAGCTATCCGCCGACGCGTTACGGGGCTGCGGCCGAGATGGCCGTTGAGATCGCATCGATCACCCTTATTGGCGATAACCGCGCCCAGGTGCGGCTCAGAAAGCGCCTGACCAGCCCTCAGGGGGTACAGGATGGATCGTTCACTGCCACGTTGATGTTCGAATTCCGGCCCGAGCGGACCCGAGCGATCGACGATGTTTGGCAAAACCCTTTCGGTTTCACCGTTACCCAATATGCCATCCGATCGGACCGTTCCGAATGACTCGCACTCCAATCTCTGCGCTGCTGGCCGCCAGTATTCTCGCGTTCGCGGGAACGACTGCTTTGGCCGAAACTACGCCCCGTCCAGGTTCTCATGACAATCGCGTGCGCGTCGCGACCTGGACTGAAGGCCAGGTTTACCGTGTCGTCACGACTCTGACCCGCGTCACCACAGTCGAATTCGGTGAGGGTGAAACCATCCGCTCGATCATCGCCGGCGATACGGTCGGGTTTCAATTCGACGGTGTCCCGGGTGGCCGTGCCTTCGCCATCAAGCCGACAGCATCTGGCGTCGCCACCAACATCACCGTCTACACCAACCGCCGCTCCTACTACTTCCATGTCGTCGAAGCCCGGGAGACGCCGCATTATGTCGTGCAGTTCCGCTATCCTGAAAACCGCGTGCAACCCACCAGGGCGGTTGCGGCCGATGCGCCGAACGCGAACTATGCGGTCAGCGCCCGAGAAGAGTTCACGCCGACGGCCATCTGGGATGATGGTACCTTCACGTATTTCCGGTTTGCACGGAACGCGCCGGTGCCCGCCATCTTCCGATATTCGAACGGCAGGGAACGCGCGGTAAACAGCCAGGCCTTGAGTGACGGCGTCATCCGCGTGTCCGGCGTCAACCGGCAATGGGTCCTTCGCCTTGGCGAAGAGGTGATTTGCGTCCAGGACGCAGGACAGGCCACATCATGACCGAAGGTACGGAAGACCTCGCCGCGCGCCTCGCGGCTCTCGAAGGTTCGACAGGCAAAGCGAAGGCAAACAAGCGGCCTGCACCGCTTGCCGCGATCCTTGGAGTCGTCGGCATCGCCGCAGCAGGTGGTCTGGCGTGGGCTGCCCTACAGCCGTCGGCAGAAGCACCAATGGCGACCGCCGCGCCGGAGGAGTTCCAGAGCAGCGGCCCCGGATTCGGAGATCTGGCGCCGATTTCTACCCCGGAGCCCAGCCAAGCCCCGCCTGCGGACACAGGTCCGAGCGAGTCTGAACTCGCGCTGATGGAAAGTCTTGCGACATTGAGAGCGGAACTCGAGGACCTGCGCGCAAGACCGGCCGAGGCCGCGGATAGCGGGGCGGAGCAGGCTATTGCGGACCTGACGGCGCAAATTGCCACCTTACAGGAAGCATCCGCCGAGGCTCAGCGTGCCCTCGAGCGGCAGCTGACCGAGCGGGACCGCGAATTGGATCAGCTCCGCATGGACTTGGAACTTGCACGGCTTGCACCACCAGAGCCGACCTCATTGGGACCAAGTGAAGAAGAATTGCGGCTGGCCGAACTCGAAAGGCGGCGCGCTGCTGAAGCTGAGGCCCGCGCAGAGCGTATCGCGTCTCCTATGATCGCATTCTCCGGGATGGGCGCGGGTGCGGATAGGGAGAACACGCTGGAAGCCGCACGTTTGAATGCAGATGAAGCCTTTGTTCGTTCGGGCGCACAACCTGCGCAGGTGACACGTGCCGAAGTGATCGCGAACCCATCGAACACGGTTGTTCAGGGCACCATGATTCAGGCTGTCACAGAGACGGCTCTCGACAGCACACTGCCCGGCGCGATCCGCGCCATCGTCTCGGAAGACGTCCATTCGTTCGATGGAACCCGTATCCTGATCCCGCGCGGCGCGCGGCTGATCGGGCGCTACCGCTCCGATGTCGCACTCGCCCAATCGCGCGTCATGGTGGCATGGGACCGGATCATCTTGCCCGACAATCAGACTGTGCAGATCAGCGCCTTCGGTGGAGACGAACTCGGCCGTACTGGCACCACCGGGTTTGTCGACACCCGTTTCGCGCAACGCTTCGGCTCCGCCGCGCTGATCTCCTTGATCGGCGCTCTGCCTGCGGCTGCAGCGGGTCAAATCGACAGCGAGGCGGCGGCCGATGTTGCGAGTGATGTCGGCACCGACCTGCGCGATAGCACGCAAAGCGTGATGCAGGACTATCTGGCGATCCGGCCAGTGCTACATGTCGACCAGGGTACACGGATCACGGTCATGGTTGATCGTGACCTCGAGATTTTCTGACATGGCTGCAAGTTATCTGGAAGCGTCGCTCGACCGTTTCGGCCCCGAGGTCCTGCGCGACGACACGATCGAGATCTGTATCAATCCCGACGGACAAGTCTGGGGCGAATTCCAGGGCGACCACTTCATGCGAGGTCTCGGCAGCCCGCTGAGCCAGACCGAGATCAAGGACCTCGGCAACCAGATCGCCTCCGCCGCCTCGACCACGCTCAGCACCAAGAAGCCTATCGTCTCGGTCTCGATCCTATATCGTGATCGCCCGATCCGCGCGCAGGTGATCCAGCCGCCGGCAGTCGAGGGCGGTTTCTCGATTTCTCTTAGGTTCTTCTCCTCCCTGCCGCTTGAGAAGGTCAAACTCGGATTCCTTTTCGGCAAGGAACGCAGCCTTGAGGGTCTGCGCCGGGAACGGAACGCCGCGCTTCGTGATGTGGTGAGGTCCGGCGACATCGACGCTGCGCTGCGGTTTTGCGTCGAGAACAAGCTCAACATGATCGTCTCGGGCGGTACATCTACCGGCAAGACGGTGGCGGCGCGCAAGATCCTTTCGCTGATCCCGCCCGAAGAGCGGATCATCACCATCGAGGAGGCGGCCGAGCTGCGCCCCGAGCAGCCCAATGCCGTGACGTTGATCGCGGACCGGGACACGGATGCCCGCAGTGCCGATGTGCTCTTGGCCTCAACGCTTCGCATGCGACCCGACCGGATTGTCCTAGGCGAAGTCCGCGGTCGCGAGGCGATGACGTTTCTCGAGGCAATCAACACCGGCCACGGTGGATCGCTGACCACGCTGCATGCCGAGACCCCACAACTTGCTGTTCGCCGCCTCGCCATCGCCGCCCTGAAAACCGATGTGCCGATGACCTATGCCGACATGCTCGATTATATCGAGGGCTCAATCGACGTGATCATTCAGGCAGGCCGCCATGAAGGCGCGCGCGGAATCACCGAGTTCTTTCTCCCGGGCCAAACCACTGATTTGAACCTCGACACGGTCGACGGCAGAGGCAACAAGAGCCCCTCCGTTGCCGCTGAGTAAAAAAGGAACCCCCCAGATGCGAAAACCAATCCTCGCAGTCATGCTTGCCGCCCTTGCGGGCCCACTTGTGGCACAGACTTCGCCTCCGATCTCAAACGATCTCACGGTCGATATGTCGCCTCAACAATACCGGATCTGCAACGATCGTCCGGCGCGCCCGACCTGGATGGACGAAATCAATCCGCGGGAAGCCTACAAGGCAGCAGCTTTGATGGAATTGTACGAAATTCGGGCCTGGGAGGAGATCGCTGAATCTGGCGACTGCGGCTGTGAAACCCGCTTTCCCGCTTGGGGTAGCTCCGATGGCGAGTATCATGAAAGGTATGCAGGCCTTAGCCAAGCCGAGCATTCAGCGTTTCGCCGCGACTGGATTGAAGTAAGGAAGCAACTCGAGCCGAGCGTGCGTACAATCTGCGAAGCTCAAGGCAACTGGTAATGGGCGTCGTCAGCTGGATGGTCGGAACGGCAGACGCGTTCCTTGTCGATGCGGCTGAGTCCCAGTTCGGGGCCGTGGCAAGCAATACCGGCACGATCGTCCTGCTGATGGTCACGCTTTCGCTAATCGGCGTCTGCATCAACATGGCATTCCAGTTCCGCAGCATGGATGGGGCCAGCTTCTTCTGGTACCTGATCAAGCTGATGCTGATAGGGCTCTTCGCCTTCAACTGGGCAAACTTCAATGCAGTAGCGAACGCCGTCATTGGAGGCTTGGACTACGTCGCTGGCGCACTAGTGTCTTCGGTTGGCGGCGGAGGAGCCGGAGCCACACACTTTGCCGGCGAATTCGACATCCTGATCGAAAAATTCAGCCAGTACCTGAATGCCATCGGCAGCAATTTGAACTGGATGACGGGCGCGATCCTAGGCGGCATCGGGCTTATTCTTTTGAGCCTCCTTGGCTTCATGACCGGCATCGTCCTCATATTCGCCAAGATGATGCTGACCCTCATGCTCGGCCTTGCTCCGATCATGATCGCTCTGTCGCTCTTCGACGCGACCAAGGATTTCTTCCATAGGTGGGTCTCGACGACGGTCAGCTATGCCTTCTACCCCATCGTCATCGCAGCAATGTTTTCGACCGTCGTCGGCATGGCGAATTCGCTTCTCGCGCAGCTCGGTGATCCAAACTCGGCAACCAACATCGGATCGCTCGTGCCGTTCTTCGTCATGGTGTTCCTAGCCAAGGGCTTCGTCGCTGCAACGCCCCTGATTGTGCGGGGGATCTCTGGGAACCTGATGGTAGCCGCAGCGCCCGCTGTGGTCGCTGGATCGACCGGGATCATGCGGGGGATCTTCAATACCGACGGCGTGAAGGGCCGGGCGCGGATCGGTGCGCTCACGACAAGCGAAGTAATCGGACGAGGCGCGGTGCAGACGCCTGCCGCTGTGCGGAGCGCCGCGGCAACGACAAGCGCGCAGGTGGTCAGAATGGCGGAACGGGCAAAACGTTTGCGAGAGTAGAAAGGAGAAAGCAGCCTTTCGCCGCACTGTGCATGAACTCACACAATGCGGGACTTTCCGCACCTTCTGCTGTTCGACCGAATCAAGCGTGCAGGCCGTGAGGCGTTGACGAGTACGCTTTCAGCCTCCGAAGATATTAAGCGCTGTTCCGTTCTCAACGATGATGGTTGCGCCGATCCATAGCGCTGCTATCCCGATTGCTCCAGAGGTCCCAATTCGAAGCCAATTCGCCCCGCGCTGAGCTAGCAGCAACGGAAAGCTGACCACCGTGGACAACGCCGCCATTCCGGCCATCGAACCCAGTCCAAACACGGCGAAATACGCCAAAGCTTGGCTAATGTTCTGTGTCGCGCTGATTGCTAGCACCAAGAGCGCTCCTGAGCCTGCGGCGCCGTGAACCAGCCCGATACCAAGGGCCTTGGCGTTGGTCCTGTGGTGGCTGTGGTTGTGCCACACCTCGCCGTGAGGCAGCGTCTCTCCCTTGTGCGAATGGGCGTGCATGTGCTGGGAGCCGTCATGTTCGTGCATGTGGATGTGTACGCGGTCTCGGTGCAACCGCCAAAGTGTCTGCGTGCCGAGCGCCACGATCATCACGCCAACCGCAAATTCAAGTCCTGCTTGCATTTGGCCCGAAATTGTAAGGCCCAGCAGCACTACAGCAGCGCAGAAACCGAATAACGCGAGTGTATGTCCCAGCCCCCAGAATGCCCCACGGGCAATCAGCGCTCGGCGGCTGCCCTTCTGAGCCAGCATGTTGGATACGGCGGTCAAGTGATCGGTCTCAAGCGCGTGCCCCATGCCGATGACGAAGGCGAGCAATAGGATCGCGGAGTAACTCATGCCTTAGACCTCATGTATTGAGCCCGGGACGCATCACCGGAATAGGCGCCGTCCCACCATTCCTGCAGGACCAACAGCGCCCTTCTAAACCACCGCTTCGAACTTCCCATGCGGCCCCCTTCCCGATCGCAGTTGTCGACGATGCGCGCAACCCGTCACGCCAGACCGCATCCCGTGTCTGGCATGACGGCCATACGTGCCTTCTGCTACCAATGGCCGGAACGCGGTCAAGACCGCATGTGCAGCTGTCGTCCGCAAAGGGCTCTTCAGTTACATTCGCCGCGAGGAGAATGAACGTCAACTCCTGCGAAACTCATCCGTGCTCCGCGATGATAGCTCTCGTTGTCTGAACTGCCGAAGCAAGCGTTGTCCGGTCTGTGTTCGTGATACCTAGGCCCTCAACATCAAGCGACAGCTGGCCCTGGCCACCGCCGCTTGCAGCGACACGAGCCGCGCGGCCGCGGGCCTTCGCTGCGCTGACAGGGTCGGTTTTCGATACGTTGGGCGCATTCGGGCCGACGTCCCGCGGTCCCGCAGCCGCCCGCACCTCCTGCAGTTCTTGCTTCAGCCTAGCCACCGTCTCGCGGGTCTCGGACATCTGCCGATCCCGCCTCAGTTTGTCCTCGTCTGGATATGGGAAGCTTCCCGATTGACCGGCGTGCAGAATCTGCAATGCCGGATCCTCAAAATACTTCACCCTTCTCCCGCGGATGGGCATCTGCGCGTCGATCACGAGAATGACCTCGTCGAGGTCCATGCGTCGGGCCTCATCCTCGGTCAGGAGCGGGGTATCTTCTGTCCTCTCCGAGACGCTGCGCCCTTCGAATGGATTGCGTCCAACAGCACGGGAGCGGGTCACCACACGCTTGGTGGTCTTGCCGACAGCCTGGCTCAATTCCTCGATGGTCTTCTGCTCGGATGGGGTGAGGTAGAGCTTTACCCCGGCGCCGCCCTGCAGCGACCTGCGGGTGTTTTCACCATAGATCTCGTCCAGCGCCGGGATCGTCTGGGTCACGATGGCGAGGTTGCCGCCGAAGGAGCGCAGCGTCTTTATGCTTTCGGCGACGATTGGCATTTTCCCGAGCCGGTCAAACTCGTCGAGCATGATCATCACCGGCCAGGGCTCGTCATCGCCGGGTTCCTGTGCTTGCAGCGAGGCGATCAGGTCCGAGAAGAAGAGGCGGATCAGCGGGGCAAGCGGGCGGATCATCTCGGATTCGACCGCAAGATAGATCGCATGTGGGCGGCGGCGGATATCCCGGAAGGAAAAGTCAGAGGTCGCGGTGGCCGCGTCGATCGCGCGGTTGTCCCAGGTGTCGAGACCCGATGTCATGAGAAGCGAGAGGTAGGAGGTGAGGGTGTCGTTGTTGGTCGAGGCCATACGCTCGAAGATCAGTTTGGCCGAGGTGTTCTTCACCTCCTGCGAACGCTTCAGATATTCCTTCTGCTTGTCGCCCCCCGAGGCGGTGATGCGGTAGATCTCGCCGATGGTCGGCACGCCGCGCTCGAAAGCCAGAAGACCGGCCGCCACGAACAAGTCGATACCGCCTGCGAGAAGGCCGCTCAGCTTTTCGTTGTCGGTCTGCAGGAAGAGCTTCGCG
Coding sequences within:
- a CDS encoding virB8 family protein, encoding MTARELVEEELVYGALRREQLWRMIGISGAGFGVFGCLTAAAVALMVETPPPVVVPYDPATGMALPNATVETVSLAERPAVIEAQIYRYIFDRETYNQLDNDLRVRRVLAQSSGSAEASMRAMWTSGQDSYPPTRYGAAAEMAVEIASITLIGDNRAQVRLRKRLTSPQGVQDGSFTATLMFEFRPERTRAIDDVWQNPFGFTVTQYAIRSDRSE
- a CDS encoding TrbG/VirB9 family P-type conjugative transfer protein, producing the protein MTRTPISALLAASILAFAGTTALAETTPRPGSHDNRVRVATWTEGQVYRVVTTLTRVTTVEFGEGETIRSIIAGDTVGFQFDGVPGGRAFAIKPTASGVATNITVYTNRRSYYFHVVEARETPHYVVQFRYPENRVQPTRAVAADAPNANYAVSAREEFTPTAIWDDGTFTYFRFARNAPVPAIFRYSNGRERAVNSQALSDGVIRVSGVNRQWVLRLGEEVICVQDAGQATS
- a CDS encoding TrbI/VirB10 family protein — encoded protein: MTEGTEDLAARLAALEGSTGKAKANKRPAPLAAILGVVGIAAAGGLAWAALQPSAEAPMATAAPEEFQSSGPGFGDLAPISTPEPSQAPPADTGPSESELALMESLATLRAELEDLRARPAEAADSGAEQAIADLTAQIATLQEASAEAQRALERQLTERDRELDQLRMDLELARLAPPEPTSLGPSEEELRLAELERRRAAEAEARAERIASPMIAFSGMGAGADRENTLEAARLNADEAFVRSGAQPAQVTRAEVIANPSNTVVQGTMIQAVTETALDSTLPGAIRAIVSEDVHSFDGTRILIPRGARLIGRYRSDVALAQSRVMVAWDRIILPDNQTVQISAFGGDELGRTGTTGFVDTRFAQRFGSAALISLIGALPAAAAGQIDSEAAADVASDVGTDLRDSTQSVMQDYLAIRPVLHVDQGTRITVMVDRDLEIF
- a CDS encoding ATPase, T2SS/T4P/T4SS family; this encodes MAASYLEASLDRFGPEVLRDDTIEICINPDGQVWGEFQGDHFMRGLGSPLSQTEIKDLGNQIASAASTTLSTKKPIVSVSILYRDRPIRAQVIQPPAVEGGFSISLRFFSSLPLEKVKLGFLFGKERSLEGLRRERNAALRDVVRSGDIDAALRFCVENKLNMIVSGGTSTGKTVAARKILSLIPPEERIITIEEAAELRPEQPNAVTLIADRDTDARSADVLLASTLRMRPDRIVLGEVRGREAMTFLEAINTGHGGSLTTLHAETPQLAVRRLAIAALKTDVPMTYADMLDYIEGSIDVIIQAGRHEGARGITEFFLPGQTTDLNLDTVDGRGNKSPSVAAE
- a CDS encoding type IV secretion system protein produces the protein MGVVSWMVGTADAFLVDAAESQFGAVASNTGTIVLLMVTLSLIGVCINMAFQFRSMDGASFFWYLIKLMLIGLFAFNWANFNAVANAVIGGLDYVAGALVSSVGGGGAGATHFAGEFDILIEKFSQYLNAIGSNLNWMTGAILGGIGLILLSLLGFMTGIVLIFAKMMLTLMLGLAPIMIALSLFDATKDFFHRWVSTTVSYAFYPIVIAAMFSTVVGMANSLLAQLGDPNSATNIGSLVPFFVMVFLAKGFVAATPLIVRGISGNLMVAAAPAVVAGSTGIMRGIFNTDGVKGRARIGALTTSEVIGRGAVQTPAAVRSAAATTSAQVVRMAERAKRLRE
- a CDS encoding nickel transporter; translation: MSYSAILLLAFVIGMGHALETDHLTAVSNMLAQKGSRRALIARGAFWGLGHTLALFGFCAAVVLLGLTISGQMQAGLEFAVGVMIVALGTQTLWRLHRDRVHIHMHEHDGSQHMHAHSHKGETLPHGEVWHNHSHHRTNAKALGIGLVHGAAGSGALLVLAISATQNISQALAYFAVFGLGSMAGMAALSTVVSFPLLLAQRGANWLRIGTSGAIGIAALWIGATIIVENGTALNIFGG